taataaTACTTACtgctttttgtgctttgattatttcgttatctatttatctacttttaatactcttgtctgaccttttttatgcttctaatgagccgagggtctttcggaaacagccgtcctacattggtaggagtcaggtctgcgtacactttaccctccccagaccctacgatgtgggattgcactgggttgttgttgttgttgtatgtttagagtctatgttgtcgaaTTCTCATactctttatgattcatgatctaGACTCCTTATGTTATTTTCCgcatttgctttaccttatgtatgttttatgatatgtcaagaggcttggttggagacaTTCGGAGTTTCGatcgtcgtgttacgactaggctctAGATCGGATCGTGACAGTTTGATTCGAGGCTTTCATTAATGTTTTTGATAAATAATGGGTATTTCAAATTAAACAAAAATCTTTTGATAGCTTGAGTGTGGCAAGGCACTTCTAgttgtcaaaataatttaccAACTCGAAGGCTATGGCTATTTTGAAACATTCATCCCAGTGGTAAAAACATCCACCATTTGAGTTGTGGTTACAATTGCAGTCTTAAAGGGATGGATTTTGCAACAATTAGATGTGCAAAATGTCGTTTTTTTACAAGTCCACCTTCAATGGAGTATGTTTATATGTCAGTAGGCTGGTTTTGATTATCCCTCATGTACTTACCATGTTTGTCGACTACataaatcaatttattacctcaAACAGGTGCCCCAGCCATGGTATACACGACTCCATCAACAAGTGTATTGTACGACTACTAGTTCGAGATTTAGTTCCATTTTTGTTCGAGATTTAGTTCTATTAAGTTTTTTTTCTAGAGGTTAAAGTGCGTTTTACGACTGCTAGTATGTCCCTCTCATAGAGATAATACATTCACACCATACTATCCAAGACGAAAATGCAAAAATGCAAACCAATATAGAGATAATACATTCACACCATGTGATAGCTCCTTGTTCTATGATCCCACAGCGATCGTTGGAGCATTACAATgtgtcacactcattaatacATATCTTGTTTTTTCCGTTCATAAAGTATGTCAACTCATGCACTCTCTGAATCAAAATCATTAGGCAACAGTTAAATGCATACTTCGTTATCTGAAACACACTATTAATAGTCATCTCTTTTATCCCCGTATCTAGTGGTCTCTCTCTCCAAGACTTTACTAATTCTTATTTGGATGGTTATCTGTATGATTGCAAGTATACCGATGATTATATTTTTTGCTTGGGAATGCATTGGTTTCATGGTTCTCTAAGAAACAACACACTGTAACACGCTCTTCTACCGTGTCTGAGTATAAGGCCCTAGCCAATATTGTAGTTGAAGCCTTTTGTTCTTTGGTGTGACAACTTATGGGTTGCTTACTTATCCCTCAATCCTATGTTTCATGATCGTACCAAGCATGTGGAGATCAACTTTCATTTTGTTTGAGACAAAGTGGCGAAAAAGATctttttatacaatttttctcGAAAAAAGACCAACTTGTTGACATTCTCACCAAGCTTCTAGCTACTGCCATGTTCGAGTTTCTTAGATCCAGAATGAATGTTGCTTTGCCACCTTCATCTTACAAGGGGAGTATTAGACAATGTCCTACTTTTCGGGGGAGTCCAATTCCCACGGGCACAAATAACTGACTTGTAGGTTGTAGTTAGGTACTGAAGTGTTTCTATGTATTCTATATGTCTATCTGTTTTCCTGTTGTATCGATTaaacacacaaaaataataaaacacatGTTGATTCTTGAGTAGATATTCCTCGTGTTCTATTAGTGAGAATAACAATTGTGATAAAAATAAGCATATGAATTATTGTTTAAGTCTCACAAAGTGTAATGATTGAGTAGTGTTTTTGAATATGAATTATTACTAGtatgatatatttaattttattactATGTTTacactttttaatttttgaattgcTTTTTAATGGTTTCGTTGCTAGAAATTTTCTTTATAATAGTTTCATTATTTGTATTAATATTCTTTTTGGACGATCATGATGGAAATGAGGGATTATTAAGGCATTTGACCACgattatttatttgaatgtTTGTTTTTGTAAGAAGAACAACAAGAAGAAACAAGTAAAACTTATAAGCTCAAAattgataattcaaaataacCAAATTAATCAATTCAAAATTGAATTAATAATACAAATCCAAACAAACTTATTTAGATTGCATGAATTGTAATTTTTTGAATCCGAAAATTGaaacttcaaattaattttttttatgtgctATCTAAAATGCCCCAACGCCCACCTAATAGAAATCACTGGTGCGAAAATCGTTATTGATTAGTTTAAATTATAAGTCAATATTGGTTGGATTTTATTTATAACATAAATTGCAGCATCATGCACATTTGGAAAACGCATGACATCGtgacaaaaaatgagaaaaacatAGGGAACTTTTGTTTCTAAGTTATAATGATGGAAACAAGGTTTGTCTTCaaactattaatgaaaattttatgtCATACCACATAAGACTTAAAATATAATTGCTATCTGAGTTTTTATCTTATTCGtgaaatttcaattttcaatttgtagttttcttttcttactcttttttatatacataaagaAAAGCTTAAAGTAGTAAGGATATTTTCACAAGTTTAATATTTAAGCGATATCATTTGATTTTAGGTAGATACTTCATCCGTTTCATTTTACTTGatttttatatcaaaaatatatgtttcattttatttgttgattatagcaaaataaaaaaaactcgtAATACTTTTTtctcataaaaataatactccCTTTAGTCCaattaagtgaatttttaagatttttaaaaaatatttattcctCATTTAAAAAGGTTCTTAACTACTTTACATTTTCTAATAGaatgatttgaaaataataaaaaaggatAGAAAGTAACCTTAATTTCcgtccttaattttttttttaaaggttATATCAAACCCAACAATTCATTTAATATGGAATAGTCAAATTTAGAGTCCAATGCATTATTAATACCGATAACTACCTTTTTGAGttccttttataaaatatttactattttaaaacatattttttatttattacctagatatattatattagaaaatatttaccagCAAATGTACtatatattaaaagtaaattatatatgtaatatatatgtattaaaatgtATTGTACTTGTTTTGGTAAAAAAAACTGCATTATGTATTAAAAACAAATgcatacttttaaaaaataaaaaataaaaaaaggattGTTAGTTTGAAGAGATATAGTTATTCAAAAAGGTGCATAGAAggatatttttaaatcaaaaaaataagtagaaaagaattttttttaacaaaataaataaattcaaaaatatttttgattcttttccgtaaaatcaatggaaaatatatatttgtaatGAAATGGGACCGCAAGCACCCGTACTTACAAATGTCTCAATAAATTAGTAGAAATATTTGAACTGTCTTTGATTTACCTTCAGGTGGACTTTGTTAATTAGTACTTTCCTTTACTCTAAATTTAATTAACTCCCTTGTTTCCTAAATTTCCATTTATACTTCTATTCTGACAGTGACTAACGTGTATGCCACATCAGACTCACCATAACCGACCATACAGTGCCACGTGTCATCATTAATAAAAGCACCCACTCCCTCATTTTTCCCGTTAATTAAATACTCTGTAAGAGAGATAGAAAGAGAACGTTAATAAATGCTCCACTGACCCGCCGTCCTCGGAAACTTTACTTTTATCTACTTTCTCCGGCATATTTCTCGACAACTCATTTATAAGCATTAACTTCACTTAGTTATCACCAGTGCTTTACATTTTCCGGCGTTCACTCTCATTGTGGGCTTCTTCTTGCCTTCAGAATTCCCTTTTTCCGATTCTGCTGTCAAAATTCAACTCTCTGTTAGCTGTTTATTCCGCTCATTCATGTACATTTTGTTCTTCTCCACTTCGCTTCATTAAAAAATCACTCTTTccggatttctagggctttttaagAACTGggtatttctttaaaaaatatattcccATTTTATTGGCCGTTACGTTGTTCTTGTGCCAAAGATTGTATCTTTTGCTTGTTCTTGTATATATATGCCCATTTGGGGTTGCTAATGGGATTATGAGCAACATACATATTGCGTTGTGATTTTTGAGTGGGAGAATGGAAATGAGGAAGGTCTTTGGTATAGTAATATTGTGTCTTTTATCTCCTATTTTTGTTAAAGCCTTGAACTTATCTTTTAATGATGACATACTGGGGTTGATGGTATTCAAGGCCGATGTTCAAGATCCACAAGGAAAGTTGGTGTCTTGGAATGAAGAAGATGATAGTCCCTGCTGTTGGAATGGAATCAAATGTAACCCCAGATCCAATAGGGTCTCTCAAATTGTTCTTGATGGGTTTGGTCTTTCAGGTAAGATTAGTAGAGGCCTTATGAGGTTGCAGTTTCTTCGAAAGCTTTCGCTTGCCAAGAACAACTTTACAGGGAGTATAAGTATCAGTGTTGTTCAACTTGCTAATCTGAGGATTTTAGACTTGAGTGACAACAACTTATTTGGGACAATTCCGGGTGATTTCTTTCAACAATGCGGGCCTTTGAGATCAATTTCTTTGGCCAAGAATAAGTTTTCAGGGAAAATTCCAGAAAGTTTGAACTCATGTGTGGCATTGGGGTCTTTAAACTTGTCCTCAAATCAGTTTTCAGGATTGTTACCTTCTGGAATTTGGTCTTTGAATGGGCTAAGGTCTCTTGATCTGTCAGATAATTTGCTGGATGGTGAAATTCCAGTAGGCATTGAAGGTATGTATAATTTGAGAGCCATAAATTTGAGGAAAAATCTTCTCAAAGGTGAAGTTCCAGATGGAATTGGAAGTTGTTTGCTGTTGAGGTCAATTGATTTGAGTGAAAATTCTTTCTCTGGAGAACTTCCAAAAACAATGCAGATGCTTAGTTTGTGTAATGAGTTGATTCTGAAACACAATGCATTAGTTGGTATTGTACCAGAATGGATTGGAGAAATGAAAAGCCTTGAGATGCTTGATCTTTCTGGGAACAACTTCTCTGGACAGTTCCCGAATTCAGTTGGAAAGCTTCAATCACTGAAATTACTGAATGTGTCGCGAAATGCTATTTCTGGGAACTTGCCCAAGTCCATGAGCAGTTGTGTTAATCTTATGACACTGGATGTTAGTCACAACTCTTTGACGGGTGATCTTTCTCCTTGGGTATTCAAATTAGGATTGCGACAAGTTTTGTTATCTGAGAATAAATTAAGTGGGGGTTTGAAGAATGCTTTTGCTTCTTCACTGGACAACTCTCGTCAAAAGCTTCTAGCTCTCGATATCTCTTGTAATGAGTTAGCTGGTGAAATTCCATTTGCTGTTGGTGATTTTAATAGCTTGCAGTCCTTGAATTTGTCGAGAAATTCACTTGTAGGGACCATTCCTGAGACTGTTGGCCACCTGAAGTCATTGGATGTTCTTGACTTGAGCGAGAATCAATTAAATGGTAGTATTCCTGTGGAAATTGGAGGAGCCTATTCTCTCAGGGAACTGAAACTGGGGAAGAACGCCTTGACAGGAGAAATTGCTCCTTCTATTGGAAACTGTTCTGAACTTTTGTCCTTGTAAGTACTTGTTTCTCTTTATCGTTCATTTACATCTTCATTTGGGATAACCTCTCTGCTTGGAGGTTATCATAAGGATACTGTAGTGTAAGTTATTGTACAGAAGAACCTGATCGTTATATAGTTTTGATAATTAAGGAACTAGCATTTGCATTCTTTTTCGCAGTTTCCTCTCAGAAGATGTTGTTTTGGCTTGTCAAAATTCTAGTGACCAGATCAAGATACTAGAGATCTTTATCATGTTCTACTAATTTGTTAATTCTAAGCTTCTAACAATCATGTAGAGTTTTCCGTAATGAGTTAATCGGATAGCTTCTAGTGTATGATAATATCCTCTCTTTTTTCTATATAAGGCAATTTCAGATAATGTTTTACATAAAGTATAATGTAGCAACATCACATTACCTTGTTTTTCGATGTTTTATGTGACGTAACCTTTAAATTTATTTACGAAGTAGTCTTTGAATATCATCTTTCCTCAAAGCTTGGTTAATCATTTTGTTTCAATCAACTTGGCAGGTCTCTGTCACATAATGGTTTAACTGGCCCTGTACCTGCAACCCTTGCTAAACTACCTAACCTACAAAATGTTGACCTTTCCTTTAACAAATTAACCGGAATCTTACCAAAGCAGCTGGTAAATCTTGGTCATCTTGAGTCATTCAACATCTCACACAACCAGTTAAAGGGCGAACTGCCTTCTGGTGGTTTTTTTAACACTATTTCTCCCTATTCAGTGTCAGCCAATCCATCTCTTTGTGGGGCTGCTGCTAACAGGTCTTGTCCAACTGTCCTTCCCAAGCCGATTGTTCTGAATCCCAACTCCACAGAATCTATTGCTGGTACTATCCCTCCGGCTTTGGGCCATGAAAAGAAAATCCTAAGCATCTCTGCCCTCATTGCCATTAGTGCAGctgctattattgttgttggtgttaTTGCCATTACTGTGCTAAATCTTCGCGTACGGTCTGCAACATCTCGCTCTGCTGTTGCCCTTACATTTTCTGGTGGAGATGACTATAGCCCCTCACACAGTACAGATGCAAATTCTGGTAAGCTTGTCATGTTTTCAGGCGAACTTGACTTCAGCACAGGGTCACATGCTCTGCTTAACAAGGATTGTGAGCTCGGACGTGGCGGTTTTGGAGCCGTTTATCGCACTGTCCTCGGAGATGGTATGCCTGTGGCTATTAAGAAGCTTATTGTCTCCGGTCTTGTTAAGTCTAAGGGAGACTTCGAAAAGGAGGTTAAGAAATTGGGAAAAATTCATCACCCTAATCTTGTGGCTC
This Solanum dulcamara chromosome 8, daSolDulc1.2, whole genome shotgun sequence DNA region includes the following protein-coding sequences:
- the LOC129901014 gene encoding probable LRR receptor-like serine/threonine-protein kinase IRK, with the protein product MEMRKVFGIVILCLLSPIFVKALNLSFNDDILGLMVFKADVQDPQGKLVSWNEEDDSPCCWNGIKCNPRSNRVSQIVLDGFGLSGKISRGLMRLQFLRKLSLAKNNFTGSISISVVQLANLRILDLSDNNLFGTIPGDFFQQCGPLRSISLAKNKFSGKIPESLNSCVALGSLNLSSNQFSGLLPSGIWSLNGLRSLDLSDNLLDGEIPVGIEGMYNLRAINLRKNLLKGEVPDGIGSCLLLRSIDLSENSFSGELPKTMQMLSLCNELILKHNALVGIVPEWIGEMKSLEMLDLSGNNFSGQFPNSVGKLQSLKLLNVSRNAISGNLPKSMSSCVNLMTLDVSHNSLTGDLSPWVFKLGLRQVLLSENKLSGGLKNAFASSLDNSRQKLLALDISCNELAGEIPFAVGDFNSLQSLNLSRNSLVGTIPETVGHLKSLDVLDLSENQLNGSIPVEIGGAYSLRELKLGKNALTGEIAPSIGNCSELLSLSLSHNGLTGPVPATLAKLPNLQNVDLSFNKLTGILPKQLVNLGHLESFNISHNQLKGELPSGGFFNTISPYSVSANPSLCGAAANRSCPTVLPKPIVLNPNSTESIAGTIPPALGHEKKILSISALIAISAAAIIVVGVIAITVLNLRVRSATSRSAVALTFSGGDDYSPSHSTDANSGKLVMFSGELDFSTGSHALLNKDCELGRGGFGAVYRTVLGDGMPVAIKKLIVSGLVKSKGDFEKEVKKLGKIHHPNLVALQGYYWTPSLQLLIYEFITGGNLYDHIHEGSSKKLLSWNERFNIILGTAKGLANLHQMNIIHYNLKSSNILIDRSGDPKVADYGLARLLPMLDRYVLSSKIQSALGYMAPEFACKTVKITEKCDVYGFGVLVLEIVTGKKPVEYMEDDVIVLCDMVRGALEEGKVEECVDKRLHGKFPAEEAIPVMKLGLICTSQVPSNRPDMAEVVNILEMIRCPSEGQEELV